DNA from Amycolatopsis sp. DSM 110486:
GATTTGGGATTTCTCGTCTACGCTGACCACGACCGCGTTCGCCGGAGGGTTGAGATACAGACCCACGACATCGCGGATCTTGGGCTCCAGTTCGGGGTCGGTGGAGAACTTGAATGTCTCGATCCGATGGGGCTGAATGTTCCACTTCCGCCAGATCCGCGCCACCGTCGCGAAGGAGATTCCCAGCCGAGTCGCCATCAGCCGTGACGACCAGTGCGTCACCCCCAACTCTGCCGGTGGTTTCCCCTTGTCTGCCAAGGTTTCCGCTAGCACGGAGACCTCGTCGATCTCCGGCGCCCGCCCTGGCCGCGGCAGGTCACCCAAGCCGACGATTCCGGCGTGCTCGTAGCGGCCACGCCACTTGAGCACCGTCGGCCTCGTCGAGCCGGTTCGGGCAGCGATCTCAGTATTGGGAACACCATCGGAGGCCAGCAACACGATCCTGGCCCGCTGGACAAGCCCAGCCGAAGCCGTCGTGGACCTGGTCACCGCCCGAAGCCGTTCCCGATCACCATCACGCAACTCCAACGCCGAGGCCACGTACATGACTGTGATTCTCTCAACACCACAGACGTAAATCAATCAACGACACGCAACACTAGCCTGGCCGTATGATTCTTTCACCCGGCTCAGGCAGCACCTACGACAATCTGCTCACCCGCACGCCGCCATTCGTCCCCGAGGGCTCGCACTTCATGGTCGGCACCGTTTCGATCCCGCCGGGCGACCCGGGCAGCGGCCCGCACCGGCATTCCGGTCCCGTGTTCGGCTACGTGCTCGAAGGCGAGATCCTCTTCGAGCTCGAAGGCGAGGAGCCCTATCCGATCAAGGCCGGGGAGGCGTTCTGGGAGCCCGGCGGCGAGGTCGTGCACTACCAGGCCGGCAACCTGCGCGAGGACATCGCGAGCAAGTTCGTGGTCTGCATGGTCTGCGCGCCCGACGTGCCGATGCTCACGTTCCTCGACGAGGACGAGATCCGCGAGCGCGACCACCTGCGTCATCCGAAGGCCCGTCGCTCGGCCTGAAAGTCTGTCCGGCCTGCTGTCTCCGACACGGAGGCGGCAGGCCGTTCTCGTCAGCTGCGGCCGTAGGCCTTGCGAGCCAGCCGCGCGGCTGAAGGAGCGTGACTGTCGGCTTCGGCCCGGATGTCGGCGATCGTCTTGGCCGCCAGGGCTTTGCGCCACTGGAGCTCGGCGTGCTGCATGGCCGAGTCGACCGCGCACTTGCGGCGGAACGCGCTCTGCGGCGCCTCCTGACCCATTCCGTGCTGCCGGATCTCGGTGCACTGGAACGCGTGGTCCCGGCCCTCGATGGCGGCGACCACGTCCATCAGCGTGATGTCCTCGGGCCGGCGCGCGAGCACGAACCCGCCGCGCGCGCCCGGGAGCGAACGCAGCAGCCCCGCGCGTACGAGCGCCTGCAGCTGCTTGTTCAGGTACGCCACGGGAAGCTCGTAGCTGGCCGCGAGGGACGCGGTGGACACCGGTTCGTCGTCGTCGAGCCACGCGAGCGACAGCAGGACGTGGACGGACCACTCGACACCCTGGTTCATCCGCACGGCCGTCACCCTAGACAATCTGGACCCTGGAAGTCAAGGTTCCGGTTGCGGGCACGGGAGCGCACCTGCCACCATCGGAATCCCCTGTAGCGCACGAGGAGCGGCGAAGTGACCGAAGTGGCCGGTGGCGGACTGACGGACGCGGTGGCGGCGTTCGAAGCCATGCGCCCGCGCCTGTTCGGCATCGCCTACCGGCTGCTGGGCACGGCGGCCGACGCGGAAGACGTGGTGCAGGACACGTGGATCCGCTGGCAGGGCACGGATCGCGATGCGGTGCGCAACGCCGAGGCCTTCCTCGTCACCGCCGCGAGCCGCCTGGCGCTGACCGCCGCGACCTCCGCCCGCGCGCGCCGCGAGCTCTACGTCGGCCCGTGGCTGCCCGAGCCGATCCCGACCGCCGACGGCACCGACGTCACAGTGGAGCGCGGCGAGGCACTCGAGCTCGCCGTGCTGGTGCTGCTCGAACGGCTGACGCCGCAGGAGCGCGCGGTGTACGTGCTCAAGGAGGCCTTCGACTACCCGTATCGCGACATCGCCGGGTTCCTCGACATCAACGAGCAGCACGCGCGCCAGTTGGGCCACCGGGCTCGGGGCCACGTGACCCGCGAACGCGGCGCGCGCGTGAGCCCGGCCGAGCGCGACCGGTTGCTGCAAGCGTTTCTGGCAGCCGCGCAGCGGGGTGATCTCGAAGGCCTGCAGAGCCTGCTGGCCGAGCACGCCGTGGCCTACTCGGACGGTGGCGGCGTCGTCACGGCAGCGCGCAAACCGATCTCCGGCCGCGATCGCGTGGCGCAGTACCTGGTGCGAACGGTCGGGATCCACGGGCAGCAGGTCGACACTTCCGTCGTGGCGGCCAACGGGCAGCACGTGGTCCTCGTCTCCCGCGCCGGCGAACCGCTGGCGGCGTGCTGGGTGGACGCATCGCCGCTGGGCATCGACCAGGTCTGCTTCGTCGTGAACCCGGCGAAGCTCGCCCGGCTGGCCGCGGCGGTCGCGGGGTGAGCTCGCTCGGGATCGACCTGCACCTCGAGGCCGGCGGCGAACCGCGGGCGCGCTCGATCGAGGCCGCGCTGCGCGAGGCCGTGACGTCCGGGCGGCTGCCGGCCGGCACGCGCCTGCCCGGCACCCGCAGCCTGGCCGACGATCTGGGGATCGCGCGCGGCACCGTCGTGGAGGCCTACGCGCAGCTCGTGGCAGAGGGCTGGCTGGTGAGCACGACCGGATCGGGCACCCGCGTCGCCGAAACCCGGCTCCCCGTGGCGAAAGCGATGTCGGAGGTCGAGCCGCGCCTGCTCGACCTGCGGCCCGGACGGCCGGATCTGAGCCTGTTCCCGCACACGTTGTGGTCGGCCAGTGTGAAACGCACGCTGGCGGCGGCGGGACCGTCCAGTTTGGACTACGGCGACCCGGCCGGCTCGCGTCTTCTGCGCGAAGCGGTGGCCACCTATGTGTCGCGGACGCGGGGCGTTCGCGCCGAGGCCGAGGCGGTCGTGATCACGAGCGGCTTCACCCACGGCCTCGCCTTGCTGGCGCGGGCGCTGCGGGAGTCGGGGATGTCCGTGATCGGCACGGAGGACCCCGGCCTCGTCCACCACCGGCGCCTCATCCACGGCGCGGGTCTCGCGACCGCACCGCTGCCTGTGGGTCCGGAGGGCGCGGATCCCGCTATTCTGGACCCGGACGTCCGCGCGGTCCTGCTCACGCCCGCGCACCAGCACCCGCGCGGCGTCGTGCTGAGCCCCGATCTGCGCACGGCCTTCCTCGACTGGGCACGCGCCCGCGACGGCTTCGTCATCGAGGACGACTACGACGGCGAGTTCCGCTACGACAAACAGCCCGTGGGCGCGCTGCAGGCGCTGGACCCGTCGCGCGTGGTCTTCGCGGGCAGCACCAGCAAGTCCCTGGCACCCGGCCTGCGCCTCGGCTGGCTCGTGCTGCCGCCGCGGCTGCGCATCCCCGTGCTCGACGCGCTCGCCGTCACCGGCGCCTCCGTCGGTGCCCCCGACCAGCTCGCCCTCGCCGACCTGCTCCAGCGCGGCGACTACGACCGCCACGTCCGCCGCGCCCGCCAGACCTACCAGAAGCGGCGCGCCGAGCTGGCCACCCGCCTCGCCACCCTCACCGACGTCCCCCTCGACGGCGTCCCCGCCGGCCTCCACGCCCTGCTCCCCCTGGCGTCGCGCCACGAGGAAAAGCGCCTCGTCGACACCGGCCTCCACGCGGGCGTCCGCCTGCTGGGCCTGCACACCTCGGGCTACTGGCACGGCAGCGACGACCGCGCCGGCCTGGTCCTCGGCTACGCCACCCCACCGCAACACTCGTGGCACCCTGCGCTGGACACGCTGGCGCAACTGCTGGAGGGCGCGGAGATCGCCGCTTGGTGACCCGGCTGTTGCCGGCTTGGGCATTCGGTCGGCTTGGGCATTCGGCCTGTCACCTCACGCCGGGCCTCGCCCGCGGCCGGTGCCAGCGGGCACCGGACCACACCGGTGCGCCGCCGCGGCCGTCGGCACAGCTTGAAGCCTTCCGGCCGCGGGTCCCGCACCGCCCTTGCCACCGGGCCGTCAGGCCGCGCCGTCGGGCCCTGCTCCCAACCGGAGCCGAGCGAAACAGGCCACGCCCTGCGCTATCCCCACGACACCGGCCCAGGGTGCAGCCCTCCGGGCACGCCAGCTCACGGCCAGGAACTCCAGGCCACGCCAGTGCGCCTTGCTCCACGCCAGAGCCGAGCCAACCGAGCCGCGCAGTGCGCTGAGGCCGCGGTCAGCCCAGCTCGAACCCTTCCCGCCACGAAGGCCGGCTCGGCAGCCAACCCAGGTCCTTCCGAGCGTGCGTGTTGTCCGCTCCCCGAGCCCACGGCGTGCGCTCACCGTCAGTCCGAGCAGGAGGCGGCGCCCCGACGGAAGCGCAGAACGTCGGCACCCACTCGTAGCCCGCCGCGGGCTCGTCGTCGCAGACGTTGACCGGGCCGGTGGGCCAGGTGAGGGCGGCGAGTGCGGCCGAGGCGGCGTCGTCGATGTGGAGGAAGCTGGTGACGTCGGCGGTGGCGGCGAGGGTGCCGGCCGCGGCGAGCTGGGCCATGAGGCCGCCGGCGGTGTACCAGGTGTCCGGGCCGTAGAGGGTGCCGTAGCGCAGGACCACCCATTCGGGCAATTCCGACACCGCGGTCTCCAGGCTGGCGACGCCCGACACCGAGCCGAGCCGGTCGGGGGCGCCGGTCAGGTCGAGCGGCGTGTCTTCCGTCGCGGGCGCGGCGCCGGGCTCGTAGGCCCACGAGATGCTCTGCGCGACGATCCGCCGCACCCCGGCGGCCTTCGCCGCGTCGACGAGGTTGCGCGTGCCGACCGTGCGCACCTGGGCGTTCGCGGTGCGGTCGCCCGAGCCGAGGTCCGTCAGCTGGTGCATCACGACGTCCGGCGCGGCGGCGCGGACGATCTCGGCCAGCGCGGGCGCGTTGTACGCGTCGCCGAGCACGGCCGTCGCGCCGAGCGCGGTGATCCGGTCGGCCGACCCGGCGCCGCGCGCCAGGCCCACCACCTCGTGGCCCTCCCCGAGCAGCGCCGGCACCACCCGGCGCCCGACAACGCCGGACGCACCGGCGAGGAAGATCCGCATCTTTCCCTCTCAAACGATCTCGTGTGGACAACTCGGCGAGATCCAGTCAACCCGCGCCCACGCCGGACCGGTAGTCCACTTCGCCCCCGCCCCGTTGGACCGGTTCACGGAATCCGGAGGTGTGGATCACACACCGGCCTGTCACGTTCGCCGGACCTGCGCGGTCTGGGCAGTGATCCACACCCGAGACGAAATGAGGCAAGACCGATGCGAGTGGCTGTCGCCGGCGGGACCGGGCTGATCGGCGCGCTGGTGGTGCGGAAGCTGACCGCCGCCGGGCACAAGCCGGTGGTGCTGGCGCGTTCGCGTGGCGTCGACCTGACGACCGGCGCCGGGCTCGGCGGACAGCTCGACGGCTGCGAAGAGGTCGTCGACGTCACCAACGTCATGTCCGTGCGCAGGAAGCCCGCGGTCGGGTTCTTCGCTGCCGCCACGAGCAACCTCCTGGACGCCGCCGCGACGGCCGGGGCGCGGCACGTGATCACGCTCTCGATCGTCGGCGTGGACGACGTCGACCTCGGCTACTACTTCGGCAAGCGCAAGCAGGAGGAGCTCGTGCGCAACGGCCCGGTACCGTGGACGATCCTGCGGGCCACGCAGTTCCACGAGTTCCCGGAGCCCCTTGTGGACGGTGCCCGCGGGCCGTTCGTGGTGGTGCCCCAGGAACTGTCCCAGCCGGTTTCGGCGGACGAGGTCGCGAGCGCGCTGGCCGCGCAGGTCGGGCAGGAGCCGGGCGGCTACGTGCGGCCGCTCGCCGGACCCGAGCAGCTCCAGATGGCCGACATGGCCCGCCGGCTGGTCAAGGCCCGCGGATCCCGCAAGATCGTGCTGCCGGTGCGCCTGCCGGGCGCGGTCGGCAAGGCCATGACCGGCGGCGCGCTGCTCCCGCGCGAAGACTACGCCCGGGGCGAGCGCACGTTCGCCGAGTACCTGCGCCGCGTCGCGAACCGACTGTCCTGAAAGGACTCCGATGAACACCCTCGCCATCCGGGCCGCCCTGGTGATCCCGTTCCTCGACGAAGTGGTCGTCGGCGGCTGGAACCAGCTGTTTCCCGAAAGCTTCTACACCACGTTTCCCACGGTGGACCTGAACCCACCGTTCAGCGAACACTTCGCCCGCGACTTCGGCGGCGCGACGCTGGCCATCGCGCTGATGCTCGGCATCGCGCTGGTCAAACCGAAGACGCACTACGTCGTGCCCGCCGCGGCGGCGTTCTCGCTCTTCGCCGTGCCGCACTTCTTCTTCCACCTGTTCGACACGCACCCGCCGGTGAGGTGGCAGGCCGTCGTGCTCACCACCGCCAATGCCCTCGTGGCACTCCTCGGCCTGGCCGCGATCCTCCTGGCCGTGCTGCGCGACCGGCGCGAGGCTACTGCGGCCTAGCCCGGTACGGGTCGAGCGCGTCGGTCGGCCCCTTGCCGACGAAGTCGCCGGTCGCCCGCCACATCTCGCGTTCGTCCGCCAGCCGCACGGGCAGCGTCAACCCCATCGCGGCGGCGAGCGGCGCGCGGCCGAGGTCGACCATCGCGCGGACGGCGCCGGCCCACTCGTCCGTGGCGACCACAGCCACCCGGTACCAGACGACCGCCGGCACCAGCAGGCCCGCCAGCGCCCCCGCCGTCACCCACGGCAGGTCCGCCCGCCCGGCGATGAGGTCGACGGCAGCGGCCACCGCGACGAGCACGTGGCCGCAGAGCAGGCTGACGAAGAAGTCGACGTTCGTGCGCCCGTCCTCCACCTGCTCGCGGACGGGCTCGGAGACCACGGCGTTGAGCTCGTGCCACAGCACCTGCGAATCGAGCCGGTAGCGGTGGTGGCCGTACTCCTCGAACCGCCGGATCGCGTTGCCGAGCCGCGCGACGGCACCGCGCGCGGAAAAGCCGGCCCGGCCACGCGAAGTAGCCCTCGAGGACGCGGTAGAGCGGCGTCTGCAGTGCCGCCGGCACCAGCCCGAGCACGGCCGTGGCCGGCAGCCCCACAACGGCCGCCCACCCCGCGTCCACGCTCAACGTCCCCATCCGCCTCTGCCCCGGCGCCACGGCGAACCCGAACACCACGACGTTGATCAGGCTCGGCAGGATCCACCCGACCAGCAACGCCCGGGCGCCACCAGAGGGCACCCTGAACAATCCCGGTCATGCGCGCCCCGCGCCCCGCGCCCCGCGCCCCGCGCCCCGCGCCCCGCAGCCGGCGCACCAACCGCCGCCACGCCGCCGGCCGCCAAAAGGTGGGGCCTCGTCAAGGAAAGCTGGACCTGGTGGCTGGACACCCTGTTGACCACCCGGCCACGGTGGACCGTCAGCTTCCCCCGCCTGAGGGGTTCGACATCGAAGCCAACGCCGCCGAGCGAAATGGACCGGGCGTCGCCACGTGGAATCCCCGACGGTGGCGTCGGCGCGTCCGGATCACCGAACCGCGGCGAGTCCTCGTCGGGAGCGCAGGGATCCGTAGGTCCGTCGTTGTCCGACGTCGTCATCCGCCGCCGCCTGTCGTTCGCGCGAGCGCGTTCACCATAGTGGAAAACGCCCGCGCTACCGACGGTCGGCGCGAAATCAGGCCGGCCCCAGATCCGAGGACAGCCAGTGTTCCGGACGCATCGAAATCACGATGTGCTCTCCGAGGTGGGTGCGCTCGAAGTCCAGGAAGGGCGCGACTTTCTCCGGCGGCAGGTACCGCGACACCATTTCCCGCGTTTTCTCGTCGGCGCTGGGGCCGGTACCGGTGACCGGTCCCTCCACCGAGACGTACCGAACGGTAGGAGAGTCCGTTGCACCATCAGGGTGAAACGCCCCGCCGCCTTGATCGCACGGGCTTTGCGCGCGCCCGGGGGCGTGCGGATCCACAGGTCACCGCCAGGGGTGTACTGGTACCAGATGGGCACGACGAGCGGGGCGCGGTCGAGGCGTTCGACCACCGACAACGCGCCGACGTGCGGCTCGGCCAGGAACTGTTCGCGTATTTCCGCTGTCAACACCATGACAGCGCAGGCTACGCCGGGGATCCGACAAGAACCGTCGCACTCGGCCGCTAAGTCCACTGTGGACGAATAAATTCAGTCCGATCGAGTCAACCCTGTAACGCTCATGAAATCCTCCTCGATTGAACTGGGGTAACCCTTTCGCGAGACCGAGAGGAACGGGGAAAATGACACTCGCCAAAACAGATGACCGCGATCTGACGCCCGCGCCGTGACCGCGTCCGGGCAGGACACCGTGCTGGTCGTGGGGGCCGGACCGGTGGGCTTGACCGCCGCCGCCGAGCTGGTGCGCCAGGGCGCGCGCGTGCGGGTGGTCGAGCAGCTGGCCGAGCCCACCACGCAGTCCCGCGCGGTCGTCGTGCATCCGCGCACGCAGGAGCACCTGGCCGCCATGGGCGTGCTCGCGCGAATGGAGCGCGAGGCGTCCGCGATGACCGCGCTGGAGATGTACGCCGGCCAAGACCCGAAGCAGCCCACCGTGCGGCTGGACACCGAGCACCTCGCCACCCGCTACGGCCGCATCCTCGACCTGGCCCAGCCGCGGACCGAGGCGCTGCTCGCCGAACACGCTGCCGGCCTGGGCGTGCGGGTCGAACGCGGCGTGACGCTGGAGAGCCTCGAACAGGACTCGACGGGCGTCACGGCCACCTTCACCTCCGCGGCCGGGCGCGACCGGTCCCGCTACGGCTGGGTGGTGGGCGCCGACGGCGGGCACAGCACCACCCGCACGGCCGTCGGCACGCGGATCGAGGGTGTGTTCGAAGGTCAACATTTTTTGTTCGCCGACGTCGCCGCCGAGTCCGAACGCTCACCCGACACCGTGCGAATGTTCGCGCACCCCGACGGCATCGGCGGCGTGTTCCCGATGCCCGAGGGGCGCACACGGCTGTTGTTCGAAGTCGGACGCCCGGCGGCCGGCGCGGTCCCGACGATCGCCGAGACGCAACAGCTCGTCGACCAGCGCGCGGGCGGCGCCTGGCGCGTGACGGACGCCCACTGGCTCACGTACTTCGAGATCCACCACGGCCAGGTGCCCCGCTACCGGCACGGCCGCGTGCTGCTGGCCGGCGACGCCGCGCACATCCACAGCCCCGCCGGCGGTCAGGGCATGAACACCGGCATCCACGACGCGGTCAACCTCGCGTGGAAGCTCGCCCTGGTCACCACCGGCCGCGCCGATCCTGGGCTGCTCGATTCCTACCACGCCGAACGCCACCGGGTCGGCGCGTCCGTGGTCAAGCAGACCACGCGCATGACCGACGTCATGACGGTCAACGGCGCCGAACGCGGGCTGCGCAACCTCGCGCTGTTCCTGGTCGGACACCTCCCGCCCGTGCGCGAGGAGCTGATCTCCGGCATCGCCGAGGTCGACATCCACTACCGCGCCAGCCCCATCGTCACCGGCCGCGCGACCTCACGGCGGCACCCGCACCCGGGCGACCACGCGCCCGACCTGCCCGGCCTGCGCTCGGCAATCGGCACGCCGACCTCACTCGACGAGCTGCTCCACCGGCCCGGCCACCTGCTCCTCACGAGCGTCCGGGACACGGCGGTCCTCGACGAATTCCGCGCGGCCCTGGCCGGGCTCGGCACGGTCGTACCCGTCGGCCCCGGCGGCCTCCAGGACCCGGACGGCTCGTTCACCGACCTCTACGGCACCGGCGAACACGGCCTCGCCCTCATCCGCCCCGACGGTTACCTCGGCCTCATCACCCGTGAGGGAACTCCCGAAAAGCTGTCCGGATACGCACAACTCCTGATGCACGGCGCTCAGGCCGCGTTGCCCGGTGGTAGGTCCCGCACATCCTGAAACCCGAGCTGCGGGCCGCCACTCGTCGCGGGCAACGGGAGACCGCGCGGCCCGGAATGCCAGGCGCGCAAGGAGAACTTGTCGACGTCGAAGCCACTGCGGGAGCCGAACAGCCGGGCGAGCTCCGCCGCGTCCCGCGTGAGCAGCGGCGGCGAGATGCCGCACTTCGCCGCGAAGCCCACCAGGCACCGTCAGCGTAGGGGCGCGGCGGCGAGCCCGGCGCACGTCGCGGCCAGCAGCCGGGTCAGCGTCGGGGTGAAGTCACCGGGGCCGATGATCGACAGCGACGCGTCGGCCCGGTACGCCGCGGCGAGCTCGGCCCCGGGATGGGTGACCTGCCACAGCGTGGCGGCGAGGGCGTTGGCCGCGGTGACGACGTCGATCGCCGCGGCGGCAAGGGAAGGCGTCGCAGCTCCGATGGCCGCGGTCAGGACGTCGATCGCCTGGCGGCTGCCGCGCTTGAACTCCACGACGTGGTCGACGTCGACGTCGTGTTCCAGGTGCAGCGGGACGTTGGCGAACAAGTCGCACAGCAACGGATCGGCGGCCAGGCACGCGACGAGCACCTCCGCCAGCTCCACCGGCGAGACCGTGCGGCCGCGAAGCTCTTCATCGACCGCGTTCGCCCAGCTCGCCCAGCCGTCCGCCGCGAGCCGCAACAGCACGTGCTTGTGCGAGGGGAAGTAGCGACGCATCGCGGAATGGTGCACGCCCACCTGTTCGGCGATCGCCGTGAGCGTGACCGACGCGACGCCCCGCTCCCGCGCGAGCGTGCGCGCCGCGTCCACCAGGGCTTCAGCACGCTGACGCTTGCTCTCGGGCGAACGCGCGCGCTGGAAGGAAGTCACCCGCCCAGCATAACGCACGACGTGTGCGTTGACAGGACAAGCGCGGCGAGGCTAGCGGGGTCGAGCTCGACATCCGGTTCCTCGAGATCACCGACCACCCCGCCGTCTACGCCCTGATCGACGACGTGGCCCGGACTCACGGCCACCTCGACGCCGTGGTCTCGCAAGCCGGCGGCATCTTCGCCCTCGGTACGGCGGAGCAGATCACGATGGACGGCTTCCGCTTCGTCCTCGAGACGAACTTCTTCGGTCGCCGTCATCAAGGCCGCGCTGCCGCACCTGCGCGCGAGCAAGGGCCGGCTGATCGTCA
Protein-coding regions in this window:
- a CDS encoding Rrf2 family transcriptional regulator, whose amino-acid sequence is MNQGVEWSVHVLLSLAWLDDDEPVSTASLAASYELPVAYLNKQLQALVRAGLLRSLPGARGGFVLARRPEDITLMDVVAAIEGRDHAFQCTEIRQHGMGQEAPQSAFRRKCAVDSAMQHAELQWRKALAAKTIADIRAEADSHAPSAARLARKAYGRS
- a CDS encoding NAD(P)-dependent oxidoreductase translates to MRIFLAGASGVVGRRVVPALLGEGHEVVGLARGAGSADRITALGATAVLGDAYNAPALAEIVRAAAPDVVMHQLTDLGSGDRTANAQVRTVGTRNLVDAAKAAGVRRIVAQSISWAYEPGAAPATEDTPLDLTGAPDRLGSVSGVASLETAVSELPEWVVLRYGTLYGPDTWYTAGGLMAQLAAAGTLAATADVTSFLHIDDAASAALAALTWPTGPVNVCDDEPAAGYEWVPTFCASVGAPPPARTDGERTPWARGADNTHARKDLGWLPSRPSWREGFELG
- a CDS encoding sigma factor, which produces MTEVAGGGLTDAVAAFEAMRPRLFGIAYRLLGTAADAEDVVQDTWIRWQGTDRDAVRNAEAFLVTAASRLALTAATSARARRELYVGPWLPEPIPTADGTDVTVERGEALELAVLVLLERLTPQERAVYVLKEAFDYPYRDIAGFLDINEQHARQLGHRARGHVTRERGARVSPAERDRLLQAFLAAAQRGDLEGLQSLLAEHAVAYSDGGGVVTAARKPISGRDRVAQYLVRTVGIHGQQVDTSVVAANGQHVVLVSRAGEPLAACWVDASPLGIDQVCFVVNPAKLARLAAAVAG
- a CDS encoding SDR family oxidoreductase, yielding MRVAVAGGTGLIGALVVRKLTAAGHKPVVLARSRGVDLTTGAGLGGQLDGCEEVVDVTNVMSVRRKPAVGFFAAATSNLLDAAATAGARHVITLSIVGVDDVDLGYYFGKRKQEELVRNGPVPWTILRATQFHEFPEPLVDGARGPFVVVPQELSQPVSADEVASALAAQVGQEPGGYVRPLAGPEQLQMADMARRLVKARGSRKIVLPVRLPGAVGKAMTGGALLPREDYARGERTFAEYLRRVANRLS
- a CDS encoding FAD-dependent monooxygenase; its protein translation is MTASGQDTVLVVGAGPVGLTAAAELVRQGARVRVVEQLAEPTTQSRAVVVHPRTQEHLAAMGVLARMEREASAMTALEMYAGQDPKQPTVRLDTEHLATRYGRILDLAQPRTEALLAEHAAGLGVRVERGVTLESLEQDSTGVTATFTSAAGRDRSRYGWVVGADGGHSTTRTAVGTRIEGVFEGQHFLFADVAAESERSPDTVRMFAHPDGIGGVFPMPEGRTRLLFEVGRPAAGAVPTIAETQQLVDQRAGGAWRVTDAHWLTYFEIHHGQVPRYRHGRVLLAGDAAHIHSPAGGQGMNTGIHDAVNLAWKLALVTTGRADPGLLDSYHAERHRVGASVVKQTTRMTDVMTVNGAERGLRNLALFLVGHLPPVREELISGIAEVDIHYRASPIVTGRATSRRHPHPGDHAPDLPGLRSAIGTPTSLDELLHRPGHLLLTSVRDTAVLDEFRAALAGLGTVVPVGPGGLQDPDGSFTDLYGTGEHGLALIRPDGYLGLITREGTPEKLSGYAQLLMHGAQAALPGGRSRTS
- a CDS encoding PLP-dependent aminotransferase family protein, translated to MSSLGIDLHLEAGGEPRARSIEAALREAVTSGRLPAGTRLPGTRSLADDLGIARGTVVEAYAQLVAEGWLVSTTGSGTRVAETRLPVAKAMSEVEPRLLDLRPGRPDLSLFPHTLWSASVKRTLAAAGPSSLDYGDPAGSRLLREAVATYVSRTRGVRAEAEAVVITSGFTHGLALLARALRESGMSVIGTEDPGLVHHRRLIHGAGLATAPLPVGPEGADPAILDPDVRAVLLTPAHQHPRGVVLSPDLRTAFLDWARARDGFVIEDDYDGEFRYDKQPVGALQALDPSRVVFAGSTSKSLAPGLRLGWLVLPPRLRIPVLDALAVTGASVGAPDQLALADLLQRGDYDRHVRRARQTYQKRRAELATRLATLTDVPLDGVPAGLHALLPLASRHEEKRLVDTGLHAGVRLLGLHTSGYWHGSDDRAGLVLGYATPPQHSWHPALDTLAQLLEGAEIAAW
- a CDS encoding IS630 family transposase, with translation MYVASALELRDGDRERLRAVTRSTTASAGLVQRARIVLLASDGVPNTEIAARTGSTRPTVLKWRGRYEHAGIVGLGDLPRPGRAPEIDEVSVLAETLADKGKPPAELGVTHWSSRLMATRLGISFATVARIWRKWNIQPHRIETFKFSTDPELEPKIRDVVGLYLNPPANAVVVSVDEKSQIQALDRTQLALPLRPGLPERQTHDYVRHGTTTLFAALEVATGRISADACYPRHSNVEFLAFLKRVAKAHPRVKLHIVVDNYATHKHPEIQKWLDKNTRITLHFTPTSCSWLNMVEIFFGIITRQAIRRGTFTSVSNLETAIRDFIDAYNDRAKPFTWTATDDDIITKINRKITSDTRH
- a CDS encoding cupin domain-containing protein; translation: MILSPGSGSTYDNLLTRTPPFVPEGSHFMVGTVSIPPGDPGSGPHRHSGPVFGYVLEGEILFELEGEEPYPIKAGEAFWEPGGEVVHYQAGNLREDIASKFVVCMVCAPDVPMLTFLDEDEIRERDHLRHPKARRSA
- a CDS encoding TetR family transcriptional regulator; translated protein: MTSFQRARSPESKRQRAEALVDAARTLARERGVASVTLTAIAEQVGVHHSAMRRYFPSHKHVLLRLAADGWASWANAVDEELRGRTVSPVELAEVLVACLAADPLLCDLFANVPLHLEHDVDVDHVVEFKRGSRQAIDVLTAAIGAATPSLAAAAIDVVTAANALAATLWQVTHPGAELAAAYRADASLSIIGPGDFTPTLTRLLAATCAGLAAAPLR